The sequence AAGTATGGTAAATATGCAACATTTTTTGTTAAGATAGCCTTTATGTTTCATACAGTAGCCTTAATAGCAAGAGGAATAGGTGCGCAAAGAGTGCCCCTAACCAATCAATACGAATTTGCCACTAGTTTTGCTTGGGGTATAGCCCTTTGTTTTATTATATTTGAAAAAAAATATAACTTTAGAGCCATGGGAACCTTTGTTACACCTATAATTTTTATAATTATTGGATATGCTGCAATGCAAAATAAAGGTGTTCGTCCTTTAATGCCTGCGCTTCAAAGTAACTGGCTTACAATCCATGTGGCTACAGCAGTTATTGGATATGGTGCCTTTGGGGTTGCCTGTGGGGTATCAAGCATGTATTTATTAAGAGACAAGTTTTCTAGAGATGAATTTATTAAAAAATATATACCCCCTTTGGAAAGACTTGACTTAATCAGTTATAGAGCTATTTCTCTAGGCTACTTGTTTTTAACCTTAGTTATGGTTACAGGTGCTATTTGGGCTGAAAGAGCTTGGGGAAGATATTGGGCATGGGATCCAAAGGAAACTTGGTCATTTATTACATGGATTATATATTCTATATACTTGCATGTTAGAATTATGAAAGGATGGAAGGGAAGAAGGGCAGCACTTTTTAGCGTTATAGGCTTTATTTGTGTATTATTTACCTATATTGGTGTTAATACTTTATTACCAAGTATCCATAGTTACGTTTAGGAGGTTATAGATAGATGGAGTGGTCAAAGGAAGCGGAAGTCAGAATAAAGAAGGCCCCATTTTTCGTTAAGAACATGGCAAGAAAAAAGGCAGAGGAAGTTGCTAAAAGTAGGGGAAAAACCAGAGTGGACATAGAAGATATAGAAATTGCAAAGGGAAGTGGAGAACTGGAGGATTTAAGTACCATGGATTTAGCCATTGATGGATTAAAAAACACAAATTTTCGTGACATGGCTTTATGTGGTGGGATTAGGGAATGTCCCTTAACTCTTTTTAATGACGAGGAAGTAGCTAGAATTTTTGATAAAGTTATTAAAGAAGAAGATTTAGAAAAGGTAATAAAAGGCGCCATTGATGAACCAATATTGTATCATAAAAAATTTAAAGCAGCTATTAGTGGCTGTCCAAATAGTTGCTCTCACCCACAAATTAAAGACATTTCTATTGTTGGATACAGTTCTCCTAAAATTAATGATGGGTATTGTATAGGTTGTTACCAATGTGTAAAATCATGTCCAGAGAAACTTGTAACTGTAGATAAGAATCCAAGGATTGATATAAAGGAATGTATTGACTGTGGAAGGTGCATTAGATCATGTCCAACAGAATCTATTAGAGAACTTGAAAAAGGGTATAGAATCTATATAGGTGGTAGATTAGGTAGAAGACCCCATTTAGCTAAAAAAGTTGTAGATGTTAAAAGTATACAGGAATTAGAATATGTACTTAGAAAGTTAATAGTTTTATATAAACAATGTATAATACAGAGGAAAAGGTTTAGTAAAACCGTAGAAGAGTCCACTATAGAGGAAATCCAAAGAAAGATAGGTATACATTAATCATCGTTAAGGCTAAAATATATAATATAATGATTGTATAGTAGGTGAAGTATGAGAAAATTTGAATTAAGAGAAATAATATTTATAAGTTTAATAGTTGCTGCAATTTTAACTATTGGTTATGCATTGCTACCGTTCATGCAAATGCTACCTACTCCTGCATTTCGTGCTCTTTTAGTAGCTCCAATCTATAGCATAGGGGTTACACTATTAGCTTCTAGAATTAGAAGGCCAGGAACTATTACTATGATGGGATTATTAATAGGTAGTTTGCTAAGTATCTTCTTTATCTGGATGTTTTTTATAGCTGTTATAGGCGGTATTTTAACAGATCTTACATGTTTTACATTATTTAAGGGATATGACAAAGATAAAAGCATTGCTATTGCTGGGGGATTATTTCCTGCCTATCAATTACCAAGTACATTTGTGGTTGTAGCATATACATTAGGTGGCGTTACAAAGGACCTTCTAAACAATTCGCTGGTTATATTAATTCCAACTATTATTACTTTTATTTTAGGTTATCTAACCTCTAAGGGGTTACAAAAAATTCTACGCAGTCGCAGTTTTGAGTCAATGTAATTTAAAATTTGCAATGGGAGTGCATATAGGTAAAACACTATATGGACTTCTTTTTATAAGTAGGACAGGACAGACGACTTTTTAAATTATTTTAAAGGATTTATTTATGCATAAGGAGAATAATATGCATATTGTAACTATAATTTAAAGCATAAAAGGAGAGAAACAAATGGCCTACATAGTAATGGGAGATCATTTTATAGATAGTGAAGAAGTTTTAAAGAAAATTAAAGAAAATACCCAATTTAAAATGGTAAAAGATTTAACTAAAGGCTCAAAGCGAGAGGATACTTTAATTTTTCAGATTATACAAGATGTAAAGCAATTAAAACTAGAATTAGATCTAGAGGGCCAAGCAATTGATGTGAATGAAGAGGAATTAATTGAAGAACTAATGAGTTTAGCTGATGAAACAGCTTATATGGTAGAGGATTTTATTCCAGAGGATGCTATATGTTATGTTTATTCCTATCATTATGACGAAGGATCAGAAGAGATAAAAACTATTGTTGTTGCAGCTGATGAAGTTATAGGGGGACTGAGATTAAGAGATGTGGCGGAAAGGATTTTGCGTTCTGTTGATTAGTAAAGAAAATTTAATTCAGATATAATTTAGCGCTAAATTTGAAATTTTTGAATTAATTTGGTTTAATAGTACTAAGCAATAAAATACAAAATAAAAAATAAAAGGGGGAATTCTAAAATGGCTACACCGGTATTAAATGTTGAATTAAGGAATGTTAAAGGAAAAAACAAAGTATTTAAGACAAGAAGAAGTGGAAATATACCAGGAGTAGTTTACAGCAGAGGAGAAAAGACAAAAGAGATATCATTAAATGGAAGAGAAGTGGAAAAAATATTATCAAGATATGGTCAAAGTATGAAAATAGCTTTGGATCTTGAAGGAAAGAGATCCTTTGCAATTATTAAAGAAATACAAAGAGGTAGTATTAATAATGAAATATTGCATATAGACTTCCAAACATTAGACGAAAACGAAAAGATTAAAATGCAAATGCCAATTCAGATTATTAATAGAGAAGAAGTAGAATCTTCGGTTCGATTTATACAGATAAATATTAATGAGGTGGAAATTCAAACTTATCCTAAATATTTACCAGACAAAGTTGAACTAGATGCTACTAAACTAAATGAAAAGGATGTTCTAACAATAGGAGATTTAGATATTGCTGAAAATGAACATATTGA is a genomic window of Alkaliphilus flagellatus containing:
- a CDS encoding 50S ribosomal protein L25; the protein is MATPVLNVELRNVKGKNKVFKTRRSGNIPGVVYSRGEKTKEISLNGREVEKILSRYGQSMKIALDLEGKRSFAIIKEIQRGSINNEILHIDFQTLDENEKIKMQMPIQIINREEVESSVRFIQININEVEIQTYPKYLPDKVELDATKLNEKDVLTIGDLDIAENEHIEILEDREKVVASFAHISSRAEVDEEEA
- the ccsB gene encoding c-type cytochrome biogenesis protein CcsB — its product is MNLERFLSIESGLFNVGIAMYMISMVLYFLFFIIKSEKYGKYATFFVKIAFMFHTVALIARGIGAQRVPLTNQYEFATSFAWGIALCFIIFEKKYNFRAMGTFVTPIIFIIIGYAAMQNKGVRPLMPALQSNWLTIHVATAVIGYGAFGVACGVSSMYLLRDKFSRDEFIKKYIPPLERLDLISYRAISLGYLFLTLVMVTGAIWAERAWGRYWAWDPKETWSFITWIIYSIYLHVRIMKGWKGRRAALFSVIGFICVLFTYIGVNTLLPSIHSYV
- a CDS encoding MptD family putative ECF transporter S component, with protein sequence MRKFELREIIFISLIVAAILTIGYALLPFMQMLPTPAFRALLVAPIYSIGVTLLASRIRRPGTITMMGLLIGSLLSIFFIWMFFIAVIGGILTDLTCFTLFKGYDKDKSIAIAGGLFPAYQLPSTFVVVAYTLGGVTKDLLNNSLVILIPTIITFILGYLTSKGLQKILRSRSFESM
- a CDS encoding 4Fe-4S dicluster domain-containing protein, producing the protein MEWSKEAEVRIKKAPFFVKNMARKKAEEVAKSRGKTRVDIEDIEIAKGSGELEDLSTMDLAIDGLKNTNFRDMALCGGIRECPLTLFNDEEVARIFDKVIKEEDLEKVIKGAIDEPILYHKKFKAAISGCPNSCSHPQIKDISIVGYSSPKINDGYCIGCYQCVKSCPEKLVTVDKNPRIDIKECIDCGRCIRSCPTESIRELEKGYRIYIGGRLGRRPHLAKKVVDVKSIQELEYVLRKLIVLYKQCIIQRKRFSKTVEESTIEEIQRKIGIH